A stretch of the Musa acuminata AAA Group cultivar baxijiao chromosome BXJ2-7, Cavendish_Baxijiao_AAA, whole genome shotgun sequence genome encodes the following:
- the LOC103992142 gene encoding DEAD-box ATP-dependent RNA helicase 17 isoform X2 has product MYLSMLLLAPARRSCTLPRSSTFCRCMSREFSDLMGPLVHGVLQKLLHCFHWIVPGYIMGGENRAKEKARLRKGISILVATPGRLLDHLKNTSSFNYTNLRWIVFDEADRILELGFGKAVEEILDFLGSRQADHVCKQHMNTKSAKFSRQNLLLSATLNDKVNHLANISLENPIMIGMDCKKDSAVPLKLSLGDAVGGDLEGVGALSIQLTENYNLPSQLVQRYVKVSCGSRLVVLLSILRFAFERETSQKIVVFFSTCDAVDFHYSLLNKFKWSPKLQPEANQEQKIVGCRSFHLHGNMEHEDRRKAFHEFTSEKSALLLCTDVAARGLDFPKVRCIIQYDSPGEASEYVHRVGRTARLGEKGEALLFLQPVEIDYLHDLQHHGVSLKEYPLQKIIDSFSVHGQKHHNKKLISLETHPWVLFLQKTLETFISTESKLKKLANDAFCSWVRAYTAHRGELKRIFMVKKLHLGHVARSFGLKDQPSLVGRSHQIESKKRKRDQKKAISFKRRKSS; this is encoded by the exons ATGT ACTTGTCAATGCTGCTACTGGCACCGGCAAGACGATCGTGTACCTTGCCCCGATCGTCCACCTTCTGCAGATGTATGAGCCGCGAGTTCAGCGATCTGATGGGACCTTTG GTCCATGGAGTTCTGCAGAAACTATTGCATTGTTTCCATTGGATAGTTCCTGGGTATATAATGGGTGGAGAAAACAGGGCAAAGGAGAAAGCCAGGTTGCGGAAAG GAATATCCATTCTGGTAGCTACTCCTGGGCGTCTCTTGGATCACTTAAAGAATACTTCATCATTCAATTACACAAATTTGCGTTGGATCGTCTTTGATGAAGCTGACAG GATCCTTGAATTGGGATTTGGGAAAGCAGTAGAAGAAATACTAGATTTTCTGGGTTCAAGACAAGCTGATCATGTCTGCAAACAGCATATGAACACAAAGTCTGCCAAATTTTCAAGGCAGAACTTACTTCTTTCAGCAACCTTAAATGATAAGGTCAACCATTTAGCAAATATCAGTTTAGAGAACCCAATCATGATTGGCATGGATTGCAAGAAGGATTCTGCTGTACCACTAAAGCTGTCATTAGGTGATGCTGTCGGTGGAGATTTGGAAGGCGTTGGTGCATTATCAATTCAGCTGACAGAAAACTATAACCTTCCTTCTCAGTTAGTTCAAAGATATGTTAAAG TGTCTTGTGGTTCAAGGCTTGTGGTTCTTCTCTCTATTCTTAGATTTGCTTTTGAAAGAGAAACCTCCCAAAAG ATTGTGGTTTTCTTTTCAACATGTGATGCAGTAGACTTCCATTATTCACTTTTAAACAAATTTAAGTGGTCTCCTAAGCTGCAACCAGAGGCAAATCAAGAGCAAAAAATTGTCGGTTGTAGATCCTTCCATTTGCATGGGAATATGGAACATGAAGATCGTAGAAAAGCATTTCACGAATTTACTTCTGAAAAATCAGCTTTACTATTGTGTACGGATGTTGCTGCTAGGGGTTTGGATTTTCCAAAGGTCAGGTGCATCATCCAATATGATTCTCCAGGGGAGGCTTCTGAATATGTGCATAG GGTCGGAAGAACGGCAAGGTTGGGTGAGAAAGGTGAAGCTTTGCTATTCCTTCAACCAGTCGAGATTGATTATTTGCATGATTTGCAGCATCATGGTGTCAGCCTAAAAGAATATCCACTTCAAAAGATAATAGACAGTTTCTCAGTGCATGGGCAGAAGCACCATAACAAGAAGCTAATTTCTTTGGAGACACATCCATGGGTATTATTTCTGCAGAAGACACTTGAAACCTTTATTTCAACGGAG TCCAAACTGAAGAAGCTAGCCAATGATGCATTCTGCTCCTGGGTTCGGGCATACACTGCTCACCGAGGTGAGCTGAAAAGAATTTTTATGGTTAAGAAACTCCATTTGGGGCACGTGGCAAGAAGCTTTGGGCTGAAAGATCAACCTTCATTGGTTGGAAGATCACACCAGATAGAATCCAAAAAGAGAAAGAGGGATCAGAAGAAAGCTATATCTTTCAAAAGAAGAAAGTCATCTTAG
- the LOC103992142 gene encoding DEAD-box ATP-dependent RNA helicase 17 isoform X1: MKEPKEKKKGAEVAAGAGGEGLFASCSFSDLGLHPFLCQHLRDKMGFEFPTQIQAQAIPVVVSGRHVLVNAATGTGKTIVYLAPIVHLLQMYEPRVQRSDGTFALVLVPTRELCMQVHGVLQKLLHCFHWIVPGYIMGGENRAKEKARLRKGISILVATPGRLLDHLKNTSSFNYTNLRWIVFDEADRILELGFGKAVEEILDFLGSRQADHVCKQHMNTKSAKFSRQNLLLSATLNDKVNHLANISLENPIMIGMDCKKDSAVPLKLSLGDAVGGDLEGVGALSIQLTENYNLPSQLVQRYVKVSCGSRLVVLLSILRFAFERETSQKIVVFFSTCDAVDFHYSLLNKFKWSPKLQPEANQEQKIVGCRSFHLHGNMEHEDRRKAFHEFTSEKSALLLCTDVAARGLDFPKVRCIIQYDSPGEASEYVHRVGRTARLGEKGEALLFLQPVEIDYLHDLQHHGVSLKEYPLQKIIDSFSVHGQKHHNKKLISLETHPWVLFLQKTLETFISTESKLKKLANDAFCSWVRAYTAHRGELKRIFMVKKLHLGHVARSFGLKDQPSLVGRSHQIESKKRKRDQKKAISFKRRKSS; the protein is encoded by the exons ATGAAAGAgccgaaggagaagaagaaaggagcCGAAGTAGCCGCCGGCGCAGGCGGAGAAGGCCTTTTTGCCTCTTGCTCCTTCTCCGATCTCGGCCTTCATCCCTTCCTCTGCCAACATCTCCGAG ATAAGATGGGTTTCGAGTTCCCCACGCAGATCCAGGCACAGGCCATTCCTGTCGTCGTCTCTGGACGGCATGT ACTTGTCAATGCTGCTACTGGCACCGGCAAGACGATCGTGTACCTTGCCCCGATCGTCCACCTTCTGCAGATGTATGAGCCGCGAGTTCAGCGATCTGATGGGACCTTTG CGTTGGTTCTTGTTCCAACGCGAGAACTGTGTATGCAGGTCCATGGAGTTCTGCAGAAACTATTGCATTGTTTCCATTGGATAGTTCCTGGGTATATAATGGGTGGAGAAAACAGGGCAAAGGAGAAAGCCAGGTTGCGGAAAG GAATATCCATTCTGGTAGCTACTCCTGGGCGTCTCTTGGATCACTTAAAGAATACTTCATCATTCAATTACACAAATTTGCGTTGGATCGTCTTTGATGAAGCTGACAG GATCCTTGAATTGGGATTTGGGAAAGCAGTAGAAGAAATACTAGATTTTCTGGGTTCAAGACAAGCTGATCATGTCTGCAAACAGCATATGAACACAAAGTCTGCCAAATTTTCAAGGCAGAACTTACTTCTTTCAGCAACCTTAAATGATAAGGTCAACCATTTAGCAAATATCAGTTTAGAGAACCCAATCATGATTGGCATGGATTGCAAGAAGGATTCTGCTGTACCACTAAAGCTGTCATTAGGTGATGCTGTCGGTGGAGATTTGGAAGGCGTTGGTGCATTATCAATTCAGCTGACAGAAAACTATAACCTTCCTTCTCAGTTAGTTCAAAGATATGTTAAAG TGTCTTGTGGTTCAAGGCTTGTGGTTCTTCTCTCTATTCTTAGATTTGCTTTTGAAAGAGAAACCTCCCAAAAG ATTGTGGTTTTCTTTTCAACATGTGATGCAGTAGACTTCCATTATTCACTTTTAAACAAATTTAAGTGGTCTCCTAAGCTGCAACCAGAGGCAAATCAAGAGCAAAAAATTGTCGGTTGTAGATCCTTCCATTTGCATGGGAATATGGAACATGAAGATCGTAGAAAAGCATTTCACGAATTTACTTCTGAAAAATCAGCTTTACTATTGTGTACGGATGTTGCTGCTAGGGGTTTGGATTTTCCAAAGGTCAGGTGCATCATCCAATATGATTCTCCAGGGGAGGCTTCTGAATATGTGCATAG GGTCGGAAGAACGGCAAGGTTGGGTGAGAAAGGTGAAGCTTTGCTATTCCTTCAACCAGTCGAGATTGATTATTTGCATGATTTGCAGCATCATGGTGTCAGCCTAAAAGAATATCCACTTCAAAAGATAATAGACAGTTTCTCAGTGCATGGGCAGAAGCACCATAACAAGAAGCTAATTTCTTTGGAGACACATCCATGGGTATTATTTCTGCAGAAGACACTTGAAACCTTTATTTCAACGGAG TCCAAACTGAAGAAGCTAGCCAATGATGCATTCTGCTCCTGGGTTCGGGCATACACTGCTCACCGAGGTGAGCTGAAAAGAATTTTTATGGTTAAGAAACTCCATTTGGGGCACGTGGCAAGAAGCTTTGGGCTGAAAGATCAACCTTCATTGGTTGGAAGATCACACCAGATAGAATCCAAAAAGAGAAAGAGGGATCAGAAGAAAGCTATATCTTTCAAAAGAAGAAAGTCATCTTAG
- the LOC135617529 gene encoding probable glucomannan 4-beta-mannosyltransferase 9 isoform X2 — protein sequence MEVASVPGDSSVPPWSGSVLGVLASLWSSSSLEELKLTLTWKQAADAWVQVRANVVAPVLQVAVALCMLMSVMLVSEKILMGATSLFAKVFRWRPQRRYKYHPLGEDMEVGYPMVLVQLPMYNEKQVYKLSIGAACGLLWPSDRIIIQVLDDSTDPEIKNLVELECKTWKGKGFNIKYEIRDNRHGYKAGALKEGMKHSYVGHCDFVAIFDADFQPEADFLMQTVPFLIHNPDICLVQTRWKFVNSNECMMTRIQEMSMDYHFKVEQESGSTMHSFFGFNGTAGVWRISALEEAGGWKDRTTVEDMDLAVRATLCGWKFVYLGNVKVKSELPSTLKALRSQQFRWSCGPANLFRKIHKEILKTKKVSPRKKIYLIYSFFIVRRIISHTVTFMFYCVVIPSSVFVPEVKVSTWGVVYIPTTITILNSVGTPSSFHLLLFWIFFENVMSMHRMRAVWTGLLETGKVNEWVVTKKLGSKLNEQKTEEPLKQTRLSISGRILLPELGMALYLFVCACYDLRYGKNNYFFYIYPQAITFFIVGIGYVGTLVPS from the exons ATGGAAG TAGCTAGTGTACCCGGTGACAGTAGCGTGCCACCGTGGAGTGGCAGTGTCCTGGGCGTATTGGCCTCCCTGtggtcttcttcttccttggagGAGCTGAAGTTAACCTTGACATGGAAGCAGGCCGCGGATGCGTGGGTGCAGGTCAGGGCCAACGTGGTGGCGCCGGTGCTTCAGGTGGCGGTGGCGCTGTGCATGCTCATGTCGGTGATGCTCGTCTCGGAGAAGATCTTGATGGGCGCTACCAGCCTCTTCGCCAAGGTGTTCCGGTGGAGGCCGCAGAGGAGGTACAAGTACCATCCCCTGGGGGAGGACATGGAGGTGGGTTATCCCATGGTGCTTGTGCAACTCCCCATGTACAATGAGAAGCAG GTTTACAAGCTTTCTATTGGGGCTGCCTGCGGGCTCTTGTGGCCATCGGATCGCATCATCATCCAAGTGCTGGACGATTCTACAGATCCAGAGATCAAG AATCTAGTAGAGCTAGAGTGCAAGACATGGAAAGGCAAAGGGTTCAACATAAAGTATGAGATAAGGGACAACAGACATGGATATAAAGCAGGTGCTTTGAAAGAAGGGATGAAGCACAGTTATGTGGGTCACTGTGACTTCGTTGCCATCTTTGATGCTGATTTTCAACCTGAAGCAGATTTCTTGATGCAAACGGTTCCTTTTCTCATTCACAATCCAGATATTTGTCTGGTACAAACACGATGGAAATTTG TGAACTCCAATGAGTGTATGATGACAAGAATACAGGAGATGTCAATGGACTACCATTTTAAGGTCGAACAAGAATCGGGTTCAACAATGCACTCCTTCTTTGGCTTCAATG GAACTGCTGGTGTTTGGAGAATATCAGCTCTTGAGGAAGCAGGAGGTTGGAAAGATCGAACAACCGTAGAAGATATGGATTTAGCAGTACGAGCAACTCTTTGTGGTTGGAAATTTGTCTATTTAGGCAATGTTAAG GTGAAAAGTGAATTGCCAAGTACACTGAAGGCATTACGTAGTCAGCAATTTCGATGGTCTTGTGGTCCAGCAAATTTGTTTAGGAAGATCCACAAAGAGATACTAAAGACAAAG AAAGTATCACCAAGGAAGAAAATCTATCTGATATACAGCTTTTTCATCGTTCGGCGGATTATATCCCATACCGTGACATTTATGTTCTACTGTGTCGTCATACCATCTTCAGTTTTTGTACCCGAGGTCAAAGTTTCTACATGGGGTGTGGTCTACATCCCCACAACTATTACCATCTTGAATTCAGTTGGAACTCCAAG CTCATTTCATCTATTATTATTCTGGATCTTCTTCGAGAACGTCATGTCAATGCATCGAATGAGAGCTGTGTGGACCGGCCTGCTTGAGACGGGTAAAGTGAATGAATGGGTTGTCACCAAGAAACTAGGAAGCAAATTGAATGAACAGAAAACAGAGGAACCTCTCAAGCAAACTCGATTGAGCATCTCCGGAAG GATTCTTCTTCCTGAGCTTGGCATGGCACTGTATCTCTTCGTATGTGCATGTTACGACCTGAGGTATGGCAAGAACAACTACTTCTTTTACATCTACCCACAGGCCATTACATTCTTCATTGTGGGTATTGGTTATGTTGGGACTCTTGTTCCCAGCTAA
- the LOC135617529 gene encoding probable glucomannan 4-beta-mannosyltransferase 9 isoform X1 has product MEGSDASSTSMLPMRSPHWHLVSRPAVASVPGDSSVPPWSGSVLGVLASLWSSSSLEELKLTLTWKQAADAWVQVRANVVAPVLQVAVALCMLMSVMLVSEKILMGATSLFAKVFRWRPQRRYKYHPLGEDMEVGYPMVLVQLPMYNEKQVYKLSIGAACGLLWPSDRIIIQVLDDSTDPEIKNLVELECKTWKGKGFNIKYEIRDNRHGYKAGALKEGMKHSYVGHCDFVAIFDADFQPEADFLMQTVPFLIHNPDICLVQTRWKFVNSNECMMTRIQEMSMDYHFKVEQESGSTMHSFFGFNGTAGVWRISALEEAGGWKDRTTVEDMDLAVRATLCGWKFVYLGNVKVKSELPSTLKALRSQQFRWSCGPANLFRKIHKEILKTKKVSPRKKIYLIYSFFIVRRIISHTVTFMFYCVVIPSSVFVPEVKVSTWGVVYIPTTITILNSVGTPSSFHLLLFWIFFENVMSMHRMRAVWTGLLETGKVNEWVVTKKLGSKLNEQKTEEPLKQTRLSISGRILLPELGMALYLFVCACYDLRYGKNNYFFYIYPQAITFFIVGIGYVGTLVPS; this is encoded by the exons ATGGAAGGTAGTGATGCTTCGTCTACCTCCATGCTACCGATGCGTTCTCCTCACTGGCACTTGGTTTCTCGGCCTGCAGTAGCTAGTGTACCCGGTGACAGTAGCGTGCCACCGTGGAGTGGCAGTGTCCTGGGCGTATTGGCCTCCCTGtggtcttcttcttccttggagGAGCTGAAGTTAACCTTGACATGGAAGCAGGCCGCGGATGCGTGGGTGCAGGTCAGGGCCAACGTGGTGGCGCCGGTGCTTCAGGTGGCGGTGGCGCTGTGCATGCTCATGTCGGTGATGCTCGTCTCGGAGAAGATCTTGATGGGCGCTACCAGCCTCTTCGCCAAGGTGTTCCGGTGGAGGCCGCAGAGGAGGTACAAGTACCATCCCCTGGGGGAGGACATGGAGGTGGGTTATCCCATGGTGCTTGTGCAACTCCCCATGTACAATGAGAAGCAG GTTTACAAGCTTTCTATTGGGGCTGCCTGCGGGCTCTTGTGGCCATCGGATCGCATCATCATCCAAGTGCTGGACGATTCTACAGATCCAGAGATCAAG AATCTAGTAGAGCTAGAGTGCAAGACATGGAAAGGCAAAGGGTTCAACATAAAGTATGAGATAAGGGACAACAGACATGGATATAAAGCAGGTGCTTTGAAAGAAGGGATGAAGCACAGTTATGTGGGTCACTGTGACTTCGTTGCCATCTTTGATGCTGATTTTCAACCTGAAGCAGATTTCTTGATGCAAACGGTTCCTTTTCTCATTCACAATCCAGATATTTGTCTGGTACAAACACGATGGAAATTTG TGAACTCCAATGAGTGTATGATGACAAGAATACAGGAGATGTCAATGGACTACCATTTTAAGGTCGAACAAGAATCGGGTTCAACAATGCACTCCTTCTTTGGCTTCAATG GAACTGCTGGTGTTTGGAGAATATCAGCTCTTGAGGAAGCAGGAGGTTGGAAAGATCGAACAACCGTAGAAGATATGGATTTAGCAGTACGAGCAACTCTTTGTGGTTGGAAATTTGTCTATTTAGGCAATGTTAAG GTGAAAAGTGAATTGCCAAGTACACTGAAGGCATTACGTAGTCAGCAATTTCGATGGTCTTGTGGTCCAGCAAATTTGTTTAGGAAGATCCACAAAGAGATACTAAAGACAAAG AAAGTATCACCAAGGAAGAAAATCTATCTGATATACAGCTTTTTCATCGTTCGGCGGATTATATCCCATACCGTGACATTTATGTTCTACTGTGTCGTCATACCATCTTCAGTTTTTGTACCCGAGGTCAAAGTTTCTACATGGGGTGTGGTCTACATCCCCACAACTATTACCATCTTGAATTCAGTTGGAACTCCAAG CTCATTTCATCTATTATTATTCTGGATCTTCTTCGAGAACGTCATGTCAATGCATCGAATGAGAGCTGTGTGGACCGGCCTGCTTGAGACGGGTAAAGTGAATGAATGGGTTGTCACCAAGAAACTAGGAAGCAAATTGAATGAACAGAAAACAGAGGAACCTCTCAAGCAAACTCGATTGAGCATCTCCGGAAG GATTCTTCTTCCTGAGCTTGGCATGGCACTGTATCTCTTCGTATGTGCATGTTACGACCTGAGGTATGGCAAGAACAACTACTTCTTTTACATCTACCCACAGGCCATTACATTCTTCATTGTGGGTATTGGTTATGTTGGGACTCTTGTTCCCAGCTAA